The following nucleotide sequence is from Nothobranchius furzeri strain GRZ-AD chromosome 11, NfurGRZ-RIMD1, whole genome shotgun sequence.
TTTTCCTTGTACAAACAGCATCAGCCTTTTCTTCTGCTACAGTACACGTCTATCCCCGAAAGAGAGTGAACTGACTGGAGGTGCAAAAGCCTTGTTTGGCCTGGGAGGATGATTAAATGacgtttttattttctttaaataaaGAGGCACATTAGAGGACTTTGCTTTATTTCCATCTTGGTGTCCAGTCGTGTTCATGTTTCATTTAAATGGTTatttttttgtgtgctttttgttttcccacaatttaaaaacataaaatgtgaaGATTGAACTTAACTGTTCTGCTTAGGTGTTCGTTGCCAAACTGTCCTGAATTTCTGGGACATTTTAATCCGACCGTTATTAATGTGTTTCTGTAACAGCTTTGAGGTTTATTTTTCTGCCATTAAAAAGCCAAAAATTTGTGGAACTATGATCTAAACGAAGATCTTAAttatagaataaaaaaaaaatgtttttaaatatgcACATTTCACATGAGACATTTGCCCTTTCACAAACatccttttttttaaatataaaatattttctaactggaaacaggtttgttttaactAAAGCAAAGCTGATTTTATTTAAATCTGTATTTTCTTTCTTTGAGGAGCCAAAGTGACTTGAGTTTagactttttgttgtttttggtcaCCATTCTACTCTCCGTCTCTTTAAGGACATCATACCACTCAAAATATGCAATTCTTGTTTGTCTTCGGATTTTTACGACGTAAATTTGCAAAGTTTCTAATTTAAATCTAAAACGATAGAGAATCAGACACATTTTGATATAAATTAGGAAAACTCAAATATTTCAAATTAATCTCATTTAGAAAATAAGTCTTAAACAATCATATAGTTTTATAGGAAAAATTATCAGGAATAATTATTCATCCCAAAGCAGAACAAATTCTAGAAAGTTCTGAAAGGACGTTAAATAAATTTGGAAGTTCCTGCAAATAATCAGCTAAAGAAAAACGTGTGGGGTTAATGCAAACTTTACATGAATtcattatcaggaaaaaaaacttTAGAAATAAATGATTTAGTTTGTGTTTGCCTCATTTATCCACCAGAAAACTTTTATTTACACTTCATTAAACAATTTTGCTCTAAAAGATAATAAATAATGTCCAATACGCATCATTAAAAACAACGAGAAGCGGTGAAATGACAtcaaaaaacgtataaataaaagGTGCTCAGAGATGGTGTGTGTGCATTTACAGGTAACATCAGAAGGTGGGACAAGAAGCACCTCAGACTCGCCACCAGAGATTAGACCAGGAAGTATTTACACACGTTTGTCCGACTCGCTGCAAGTGGTTTTTCCCCAAAAATCCCAACCTCAAATTGTTTTTAACACTGGTGATTTGTCACCATCGGGCTCCCGTCATCAATGCCAGCACTGATCttctaaaaacatttaaaacgtgTTCCCTGACTGAACACCACACAGGTAGAAGTCCTTTACCAGCTCCATAAAACAAGGTGCACTCTGGGTAATGTGGTTCACAGAGACTTGTGCTTCCCCAGCAGGCAGAGGCTGAGCTGCATCAAGCCCTTCATCCACAGGCAGTGAGCcaagaggagcagcagcaggcagGCTCCAGCCGAGCAGTAAACCCCGATCACCGTGCTCTCCTCCGGCATGAAGCACTTGGAAAGGGTGTAGCTGCTGGGTGACACCGATGCCTGAGGACACGATGGGGATGGGGGTATTAGAGACCAGATTCTGCCACATAAACCATGGGCTCGATGCTTCCACTCACCAGGATGAAGCTGGGATTATTCCTGTTTCTCCAACTGAAAGATGGCACGCTGATCTCTGGGTACTTGTTGTCATGGAGAACCTCACATCCGCTGTGGGTGTGTCCGCTCAGGATGAGGCGGGGCTTAAACCACTGCAGCAGCTGAGGAGAAAACCCGCTTCAGGAGCTGCTCCCTTACATCACAGTTTCATCACTCCTTCACTACATGTAGAGGGagatttttttggggggtggggggtggggctgAAAACTCACCCGCTGAGAGGCCTCCTTGGACAGCACGTCATACTTCTCTCTGAACAGCAGGTGGCGTTCTTCCGGCGGTGCAGCATCCTGTCCTGTGCAGCTGGCGTCGCTCACTCTGTACAGAGGGTAGTGCTGGAGAGCAGCACACATGGAGTCACAATATTATCTCAGAAACCAATAAAGAGGTTCTGGCTCGGAAGAGAGCCTGGAACCAGAATTAGAACAAAAAAAGTGCATCCGTATTTGTGTTTAAACTAAATGATGATGAACGATTATTGTTTCAAAATGATGAAACTTAAAATATCCTCCTTTTCTCTGAAGTTTAACATCAGCTACTGACTCTAAAGTTCTGACCTTCAGCTTCAAGTAACAAAATCAGAGCTTAATCAGCGCCTGCAGGTTTAATGAAGATTATTAAAATATATAaacatctgctcaacattattgAGCTAAACTAATTTAATTATTCCCATCAAAAGACTGGATTTGGATAATATGATCTGACATAATAATCAATTTCCACCTCATTAAAACCATCATTCATTTAAATGTCCTGAATTAGGAATAAAAATAGTGCTTCACTTTAATCTGATGTTTATTCTCGTATCTTTAAAACAAATAATAGATTAATTTACTGTTTTACAACTTGGGTTTGGTTTAAGGCGTATAAATCTATGATAGGAAAATGTAAAAACTGGATCCACCAAGTCGAAGTGAGTTCTGCGAGTCACAAAATGACACAATGGACAAACAAAAGGCAGGAGAGTGCAGGTGTGGGAAAATTAAAATCCCAGGATTGTAACAGATCCACAGACTGCAGCACAGGTGCAAAGGAAGAACTAGAGAGCTGACTGATGAGAGGTAAAACAGTGGAGACTAAAGCAAGAGGCGGATAAAAACGGGAAGGAGGCTGATTTTTAATCCTCAGGCTCTTCTTTAAGTGATGATCAGCAGATGTGAAAACTCATAAAAGTTTTTTGACAGAATTCAGATGAGAAACAACCCAGTTagcaggtcagaggtcatgacagGACAATTAGTTTTTGTTTGGAAAACTTTCTCCATCTACACTTTCCGGCTCCTCCtggggatcccaaggcgttcccacgcCAGAGGATTTAGTCCTTCTGTGGGTCCAGGATCTGCCCAGAGGTTTACTCCCAAACCACCGGCGGCCCTACCCTGAGCTCCCCCCTACAAGATGGAGCTTGTTGTTTATCTCCAAGACCAGGTTCACATGGTAAGACAATTCTGCTGATTCTCACCTTCTGAAGACCTTCAGGATGGGCCTGATTACTGTAGTGGCTCTAAAGATCATTTTATCAGATATTTCTGCTGTGTGTAGTGTCTTAGGAACACTGGTCTGCTTAGAAATACTTTGGGATCACGCCAATCATAAATTGGGGTGTGCTGCCTGCTGAATGTGACTCGTAGACAGAAGAGTGTTGCATGCTCCTCCTCTGCCATTTTTTTACTTTGAAGGCTCATTTGATCTTGTGAGCTTTCCCATCTGATCAGAAAATGCCCATAAATTAAATTAGTTTAGGTGGTGTCGTTTTTGCCATCTTGCTGCTCAtcactagcctagaaatctagacgggcagtagcagaagcaaaatgaatttactctgcatgtcggtctaacCACGCTAAATTAGAACCTAAGCAGCCCAGACCAGTATTGtggcttgccaatcacagcgctcaaaCGGTTTggggggccaatcacagcgctcgaaTGGTTTggggggccaatcacagcactcttatcAGTTTGGTTGGCAGGATGTTACTGTGACTGAGTAAAACTAAGATGGCAacggctcatttgaaacggctttggcatcaactttggactattttgacatgagattttctttgagtcaagagcagatagatgtacTTAAAGGTGCAGTGCGTAAGAATAAAGCAAGATTCCCCTGGTGGAAGGAATGTTCTGTACTGAAACAAATTTTATTCTCAGCCGGCTGTGGAgatttgtcagtttttctcctttcaaaataaaggaaaaaGGGACGTAGCTActttttaccatcagtgagtgtaagGTTGTCGTGTCTCCTGCAATCTAACGCTGCAGAGCCGGCATTTTTAACTCGACcacggccggcaaaaagctccagcatTGTTTAAAGAATTGATGGCAGTAATGAGAGCGAACCAAAAGTTCTTTCTTGTACCCCCTAAGAAGACCTGgcctctttttgttttactctaatattgggtgaagaaagccagaggctaacattgagctaacaatgctaacggtaaacctagaagcaaatagtcggctctaacaatatctcatgctactttttgagttaacaacatctcaatattacagtgaatgggtcaaatgtggcattttacttcctcaAATTAGTAATTCAGAGCAATAGCAGCAAGCAACTGGCAGGCAGACGGTAAAAACAACACTTCCTCTATGCCTGAGGCATATTACCTTTAATAAGGGTAGTGAGTGCTCCCTACTAtaaaagagtgctaacaccagatatgacgtgttcatctacttatcaacttactgtaaatgactcatctttgcttgttatctagaatcttctggtgctgattcgtctctggcaacagccatgaaactcagaacaggagtgagagactgcagtaaccaaatttgaccatagGATGTTACCTTACTCTAAGCTAACACACTGTAAaagctttatttagaaaaaaggatgtatttgcatcttcaagAGTGTATGGcgaactgccccgttgactgacatccatacgcCACGTTGTTTGTTATCCAGTGGCAAGCAGAGACTGTTTGTAAGACAACCACACAGTAGATCCCACCCCACCACTGAGATCTGTctgtgggtcgtggccagactatatagtcacgtatataggatggcttgccaggctagcacacCACACACAACAGGACCAAAACTCATATTTACAGGATTTTCTTTTCACCACGTGTGGTCTCTTGTGTGGAAAGTCATCCGACAGATCCCGCTAGAATCCAAGATCTCGTTCATGATCTGAATTGTGTGACTGTAGTTGAGGATTGGGACAGAGCTGGTCTGGTAAGTCAGGAATAAACTCATCCTGCTGCATCTTAGCAGAAGAAACGCTGCCGTGACAAACTCATTAAAGACATTTTATCCTACAAGGCCGAGTGTGACGTTGCCACAGAAGCCATAAAGGCAGCAGAAAGTTCTGTGAGAAGAATCCTAAAACATTCACATCCGTGCAGAAATGGTACTAAAAGGTCCAGTCTGTAAACATCCAGCTCACCTGTAACATGATGGGGGCTGTGGGGGGGTAGGTCTGTGAGCCTTCACAGTTCTCCGTCCCTTCGCTGTTGGACTGAGAGCTCTGCACGAGATAAAACCTCCATCAGCCAAAGATAAACATTTTCACATTTATATCAGACTGTTTCTGACTGATGCCGTGGAAAAATGAGCCAAACACCTCGGCTACGGCCACAAGCTGATTTACTGGGAGTTTCTTATTTCTGTTCACACTTCTGGCACGTCGGCAGCAGAGTGCAAGCCGGGCGtagacatgtgaagagtgtgattTCCTGGAATTTTCTCCGCACCTGAAAGGAACAGTTGAGGTCTCTGGAGAGTTTGATCAGCTCTTTTTCTACCGACTGGCAGATGGGACAGCCGTCCCCATGCAGGGCGACGCTGTTCACCAGCAGGAAGCTGCAGGGTGGAGAAAACCAGAGAGATTCGGCTGAAGCAAAGCAACAGATGCATCCTGACACAAAGATTTTATTCTGGAGAATTTTggacaaacgatgacggcagatTAGAATAAATAAGTTCCCACTAAATGCTTTTTAAAATCATTAATAATGGGAAGTAGCAGCCAGGAGCTGCTGGCCAGATTTAACTGAGCTCTATGAAAAAGGAAGAGCTTTGGCAGTTagctggtctggagcatacagtTGTGTGTTAACACAAGGAAAGACCAAACTGTTATGAATCTGGAAAGGGTTAAAGGTTATTTCCAGAAAATCTGACATCAATCGTTCTACAGATTGAAACAATATTAAAATAATTACTACGTTATCCCAGGAGTGGACGGTACGTCAGGCTGAGAGAAACGCTCCAGGTCAGACTCTGGTTAAAGGTCATGACAGGAGAATCGGAAAAAAAGAGAACTTGTTTTGAAAGAGCTGCAGGAGAAAGTTTTACCCCACAAGATGTCAGAAACGAGACCAAAGTAGATAAACGTACCCATAATGCACAGCGCCAAGTTTGGAGAAAGCCAAACACAACAAACCAGCTAGGGATGGAGGAAAGTATCGTGATATTtcatgttatgatactgaatcaacATTTAAGACCAGTGTATggatttaatgaagaatttacaaGCAAACTTTACGATATTttcttgtgtggtgcaattcacactcctactgctaggtggcagcagctgtTACGCCTTTGTGACAGAACAAGATCTCTTGATAGAGCTGGATGTGTCTTGAAAGTGTCTGGCCTGAGATTTTAAATGAAATTCTGTCTTGAAAATTGCAATTTTCGTTCGGCTTTTAGGACCACGATATATTGTACCGTTTTCCCATGTTAGGATTTATATCATGTCCCCAGATTCTTGCATATGCACACCCTAGTGTCAGCACAGACTCCAGCCATCAGCAGGGTGGTTTCGGCTAATACGAGTACGTCTGAGAGCTGAAAATCGATTCAACTAGATCATGAAACAGAACAATGAACCCAATCAGGTGCTGCAACGGTCAGAACACCAGATCAGAACCGGCTGTTGAGATTTCTCCCCCCCGTTGCTACGGAGCGTTGCTGAAATGCTGTGGTGGAGCTTACCATGACTACCTGACTAAAGCAGAAACTGGGATGTGTAGTTTTGTTCTATTAGCACACAGCTCTGACCTGAGTCAGCAtaaaagcacccccccccccccaaagcctGCTGAGTCACACGTTTGTCCTGCATCCCTTTGTGCACACTGCATCCTCCCCTCACTCACTTCACTCCCTTCGTTGTGACAATCCTGGTGGAGGAGGCGTTGAAGACCTTCTCGAAGCGCTGCAGCTTGAACCAGTCCATCCTACGGAGGGGACACACGAGgcgacagtcacacacacacacacaaaaaacctgCTGCTCCGTCTGTCACGTCTGTCCGTTGCACGGCGTTGCATAACAGCTCACTTCCTGCTGGATCGAATTAAGGCACGCAAGATCGGCCAACATAATCCCACCTCTCTGAAATGCTGCATCAAATTTTAAACACTGGGATGATTTTTCAAGATCAAACTGAAACGAGAGAAAACGGCTACAATAGACTGAGAACAAGGTAAACACAACCTCTCTGAAATATAATGCAATCTGTCACAACAACAAACTGGTAAAGGACATTCATGATGAATTATAAACTCAGATACAAACATTAAAATcagttttctccttttttttaTTGTGAAACGTTATCATAAATACTACATTTTTTATTTAGTAGGTTTACAGTTCTTAAAAGAATTTTAACAATATTTCTTATTAATAACATATTCAAACTCTGGATTCTAAAATATTTAACCCTAAAAGAGTTTCTACATAAGTAAAAAGATTAGTGGACTTCAAAAACGAGGTTACACAAACCTATTTCGTTGTTCATTTCTTCCTATTGGATTTTTAATGAAACACCGAAACTGGAAGTTTGCTTGAAGTGTTAAAAGAAAAGTGAAAACATGCTCTAAAGAGCTGTGAATTTGACTAATTAAAATGTGGTTAAAAGGTGTCAAAGTTGAGAATCTCaatttaaagcttttttttttttttctcaaaatggtCAATAAAAAACAGGCAGAAAAATACTTTTACTGGCAGCAAATACCATTTAAactagctcagtggcctagtggtagagtgtccgccctgggactgggagatcggatttcaaatcccggtcgggtcacaccaaagaccttaagaatgggacccaatgcctccctgtttgACACTCCGCTTTAAGAGGCTGGATTGGGgggctaaaccaccaaatagttcctgagcacggccacatctgcagctcaccgctccccacggggatgggtcaaatgcaaagGACAATTTTCACCTATGGGACTTTAATTTAATATTGAATCTTAGAATGAATCAATATAAGCAAAAAAGTAAAGCATCATTTCTTGGATTATCGCTCATTTCTATAAAAGTTCAGACAGGAAGTGAAACACAAACTGGGGCATTTCCTGTTATTTTGATTCCAACAGCAATCCTACAGAGTTCATTTGACACCTGTTAGCCAGTTAGCTTAATTACCAGCAAGTGAGAAACAATGTGTTGAATAATTGAGAATTACCTCCAAGGTAACGATTGGGAGGGATTTACGAAGGCACTCTACACAGCTAACAGGTGGGATTTCATTATAAATCACcaactgtctttttttttttagaccaATCCAGACTACAGACACAAGgctttaaagctgctttttaaCAAAACTGATGCAGAACATTTTAAAGCCTGGATAAAgtttgggctgcattccatttaggaAATGCTCTGCTCCTTTCAGCAATTTGAGAGAACGTGCACAGCTGCAGGAGAGCGACTGGCAGTCCTCGTTAGCACCTGTGTTTTCTCCATCTGCTGTGGAACATGAAGGTGCAGTCATACATTGATGCATTATTTAAATAAACTATAATTATGTAAGATTTTTTTAGATAAATCCCTTTTGTGCAGCGGGGTGGCTGATGTCACACAACCCATAGGTCTCCTGTTAAATATAAATCAGTCGTTTATTTGTTGATCCAGTGGGTCAGCCTTTtctcccacacctatctcctTGTTATCTAGCTGAATTCCACCCGGCCGGCTCAC
It contains:
- the mppe1 gene encoding metallophosphoesterase 1, producing the protein MPRFSVKSVVAVLLIVVVGGAFFFCEYLIYFPAIFRCAWPKLSHAWGGEGMDGQPVDSPVHAMVLSDTHLLGAVGGHWFDKLRREWQMERAFQTALWLLKPEIVFILGDIFDEGKWSSQKHWEDDVRRFHRMFRHSPDTELVVLVGNHDIGFHYEMDWFKLQRFEKVFNASSTRIVTTKGVNFLLVNSVALHGDGCPICQSVEKELIKLSRDLNCSFQSSQSNSEGTENCEGSQTYPPTAPIMLQHYPLYRVSDASCTGQDAAPPEERHLLFREKYDVLSKEASQRLLQWFKPRLILSGHTHSGCEVLHDNKYPEISVPSFSWRNRNNPSFILASVSPSSYTLSKCFMPEESTVIGVYCSAGACLLLLLLAHCLWMKGLMQLSLCLLGKHKSL